A genomic region of Populus nigra chromosome 11, ddPopNigr1.1, whole genome shotgun sequence contains the following coding sequences:
- the LOC133668588 gene encoding 5'-adenylylsulfate reductase-like 7, with amino-acid sequence MSLLSALFLLYIGVLTASALSDCPNESALSLHHIQSQCPVSIPPNPPLQVDGKFLDRALTSKQRNAYTSVLFYASWCPFSRSMLLKFEMLSSMFPQIKHLALEQSSAHPSIFSRYGIHSLPSILIVNQTSKLQYRGPKNLQSLAQFYKKTTGLEPVQHFTKDDDDSTSTEGREQTIMQPWNRPSLEDIIKSEPYLVLATLFLCFRVLLLYVYPKALSHIKAFYVCYVPHFNLEIFGETSQLFGRILHMVDVRRIWTKLRLFKTRNFHERAKNFRVWASSLASVSLGESSASARSQS; translated from the exons ATGTCTCTGCTTTCTGCTCTCTTCTTGCTCTATATTGGGGTTTTGACGGCATCAGCGTTGTCTGATTGTCCTAACGAATCAGCTTTGTCTCTTCACCATATTCAATCTCAATGTCCTGTTTCGATCCCTCCAAATCCTCCTCTTCAG GTGGATGGGAAATTCCTGGACAGAGCCTTGACTTCAAAACAGAGGAATGCTTATACTTCTGTACTGTTTTATGCTTCATGGTGTCCTTTCTCACGCAGTATGCTTCTTAAATTTGAAATGCTTAGTTCCATGTTCCCTCAAATCAAACATTTGGCTCTTGAACAATCTTCAGCTCACCCAAG TATATTTTCAAGATATGGAATCCACAGCCTGCCTTCAATATTAATAGTCAACCAGACATCAAAGTTGCAGTATAGGGGGCCAAAGAACCTTCAATCTCTTGCtcagttttataaaaaaacaacag GACTGGAACCAGTTCAACATTTTACCAAAGATGATGATGACTCTACTAGCACAGAGGGACGTGAACAAACTATCATGCAGCCATGGAACAGGCCATCCTTGGAGGATATAATAAAAAGTGAACCCTACTTGGTACTGGCTACATTGTTTCTCTGTTTCAGGGTGCTGCTACTGTATGTATATCCAAAAGCGTTATCACATATCAAGGCTTTCTATGTCTGTTATGTGCCACATTTCAACTTGGAAATATTTGGCGAGACAAGCCAATTATTTGGGCGTATCCTTCACATGGTCGATGTCAGGAGGATTTGGACTAAGCTGAGATTATTCAAGACCAGAAATTTCCATGAACGAGCAAAAAATTTCCGGGTTTGGGCGTCTTCACTGGCTTCTGTTTCTTTGGGTGAATCTTCTGCATCAGCTAGGTCACAATCCTGA
- the LOC133668520 gene encoding uncharacterized protein LOC133668520 → MDLEEWELLPHDGFIDYHEDGEKKTFGASKRSSSPNPKAMFDMNYFMCPSSPPKHSRVVPNQLVPVHIQLEPPTKTSKDVPEDHVISKKDVVSMVPIDLSAVVPSVTMPEVKEADQDSVSQVFFKKMKENEFVDMKLDSPKSSNTKGGFAPPQIDAGSTFNFEDKSDHQGYTGDQVLETTKISSPRIKSTENENSTKKEVNWEENSSGLNLWKLSLTGIGAICTFGVAAATICIFIFGNQQRNKQQQQNQKLSFQIYTDDKRIKQVVHHATKLNEAISAARGVPIARAHITYGGYYNGL, encoded by the exons ATGGATCTTGAAGAGTGGGAGCTACTACCCCATGATGGGTTCATTGATTACCATGAAGATGGTGAGAAGAAGACTTTTGGGGCAAGCAAACGTAGTAGTAGTCCTAATCCCAAAGCCATGTTCGACATGAACTACTTCATGTGCCCGTCTTCTCCGCCAAAACATTCTAGGGTGGTTCCTAATCAACTTGTTCCAGTTCATATTCAGTTGGAGCCACCAACAAAAACTAGCAAGGATGTCCCAGAAGATCATGTAATCTCCAAAAAAGATGTGGTCTCCATGGTACCTATCGACCTAAGCGCTGTGGTTCCCTCTGTGACCATGCCAGAAGTCAAAGAAGCTGATCAAGACTCAGTTTCTCAAGTTTTCTtcaagaaaatgaaggaaaatgAATTTGTCGACATGAAATTGGACTCTCCAAAGTCCTCAAACACCAAGGGTGGTTTCGCACCCCCTCAAATTGATGCTGGTTCTACTTTTAACTTTGAAGACAAAAGTGATCATCAGGGGTATACAGGTGATCAGGTCCTGGAGACCACCAAGATTAGTTCTCCAAGGATCAAGAGCACTGAAAACGAAAATAGTACAAAAAAGGAGGTGAACTGGGAGGAGAATAGTAGTGGCTTGAATTTATGGAAGTTGAGCTTAACTGGGATTGGTGCTATTTGCACTTTTGGTGTTGCAGCTGCTACCATCtgtattttcatttttggaAATCAGCAAAGAAACAAGCAGCAACAACAGAACCAAAAGCTGAGCTTCCAGATTTACACTGATGACAAG AGGATTAAGCAAGTGGTCCACCATGCAACAAAATTGAATGAAGCAATTTCAGCAGCCAGAGGAGTTCCTATCGCTAGAGCTCACATTACCTATGGCGGCTACTACAATGGTCTTTGA
- the LOC133667942 gene encoding superoxide dismutase [Cu-Zn] 2-like produces the protein MATGSVKAVALITGGSNVRGSLHFIQEPNGATHVTGRIAGLSPGLHGFHIHALGDTTNGCNSTGPHFNPLKKDHGAPCDNERHAGDLGNIIAGSDGVAEVSIKDFQIPLSGMHSILGRAVVVHADPDDLGKGGHDLSKTTGNAGARVGCGIIGLKSSV, from the exons ATGGCAACAGGGTCTGTGAAAGCGGTGGCTCTCATCACCGGAGGCTCCAATGTTAGAGGCTCTCttcatttcattcaagaaccaaacg GGGCAACACATGTGACAGGGAGGATAGCTGGCTTATCACCAGGCCTTCATGGGTTTCATATTCATGCTCTTGGTGATACCACCAATGGCTGCAATTCCACTG GACCTCATTTCAATCCATTAAAGAAGGACCATGGAGCTCCATGTGATAACGAACGTCATGCTGGAGATTTGGGGAACATCATTGCAGGCTCAGATG GTGTTGCAGAAGTTTCAATCAAAGACTTTCAG ATACCACTGAGTGGAATGCATTCCATATTGGGGAGGGCTGTTGTTGTGCATGCTGATCCTGATGATCTTGGAAAAG GTGGACATGATCTTAGCAAGACAACTGGGAATGCAGGTGCAAGGGTTGGATGTG GCATCATTGGGCTCAAATCATCTGTTTAG